In Drosophila simulans strain w501 chromosome 3R, Prin_Dsim_3.1, whole genome shotgun sequence, a single window of DNA contains:
- the LOC6730272 gene encoding platelet binding protein GspB isoform X2 → MENNICAIVEYEYAAKEPDELDLQKGAIIHRIKQMPGGWWQGTLKASGVTGMFPDNFVRVLESGVSSNGNGTTGSGDHIEEGAAVQLRDKSATSNRRCKVIYSYTQVNDDELTLAVGDVIEFLGEVEEGWWRGRLRSKVGVFPSNFVQHIEPSPVLASKRPPTIGATVTTSALTSKAANVANVAATSTIPTGGAVPPASTSTSTSTTKQATKSRATAAAASAPAEPAAIVSGSGAAAGGAAAAAAAAVPMLPPKPQREFCRVEFPYAPQNDDELELKVDDIIAVISTELPDKGWWKGEIRGKVGVFPDNFVKMLAPSEAAPPLPRPRPRTRSRGGTGAGSGSGIIDGVRTPRRTQRGGSFEFLGARMASFITTIFAPINEPPSATQITQNQRKVSNTASTSSHMTTTNSSNSSTTSVTTQQQKEQIGGSSSTTSKVYIKKTGSSSNSTSSSTTTASSSAGRKESFGSRDSLNDILSETGLPTGNVAAQRKSLENKNLDLTKPPGVGASVAIGQQRSSTSSATTSSATTVATGLTSSSVSKSMENMLDEKVKSPPPPVLSKKPSVPLKKTPTGGVPVTGNLLGGKKKNTDGKLTTAVSHDLADGLAASKMLSGANQLPESGAAGNVVIRRAATIAVEDTDFDRVERASILTDMRQGRVKAPKRRPPSAAINVLGESNNNSVYVNGSGMSGSGGAGSASELSEDGGAGGKTSDDNSTGEEPQLAKPKPREWEKKKAPWMEELKASQVTRKKTSPSVEPRGASVAERTSKLFATEQAVSSNSSSTTTKVQSSAVTSSMFVENSTTSSSVITSSSHTTTNDAIMSRSLSAAKVQTASSDEETRATRPNSLAIRNQRSVSPLVKSSNASSSQSQEEKPSNQLNNHQDASSSRVAQLEQRVDKLEGLVLNQQRTIEELVNALKSEAERVKILRSELDKYAHKQTRRGKFDNWMF, encoded by the exons TCTGTGCAATAGTCGAATATGAGTATGCGGCCAAGGAGCCGGACGAGCTGGATCTCCAGAAAGGTGCCATCATCCATCGGATCAAGCAGATGCCCGGCGGCTGGTGGCAGGGCACCCTGAAGGCCTCCGGCGTCACGGGGATGTTTCCGGATAACTTTGTGCGCGTGCTGGAGTCCGGAGTcagcagcaatggcaacgGAACCACTGGCAGTGGCGACCACATCGAGGAAGGAGCCGCTGTGCAGCTGAG GGACAAATCCGCGACATCGAATCGCCGCTGCAAAGTCATCTATAGCTACACACAAGTCAACGACGACGAACTGACGTTGGCCGTGGGTGATGTCATTGAATTCCTAGGGGAG GTCGAGGAAGGCTGGTGGCGCGGTCGTCTGCGCAGCAAAGTCGGCGTCTTCCCATCGAACTTTGTGCAACATATCGAGCCGTCTCCCGTTTTGGCCTCCAAACGGCCACCGACAATTGGCGCCACCGTGACCACATCGGCGCTGACGTCCAAGGCGGCCAACGTGGCCAATGTGGCAGCCACATCCACAATACCAACCGGCGGAGCAGTGCCTCCTGCGTCCACCagcacctccacctccacaaCTAAGCAGGCAACCAAGAGCagggcaactgcagcagcagcatctgctcCAGCGGAGCCGGCGGCCATAGTTTCGGGAtcgggagcagcagctggaggagcagcagcggcggcagcggcagcagtgcCCATGTTGCCACCCAAGCCGCAGCGGGAGTTCTGCCGGGTGGAGTTCCCCTACGCCCCGCAGAACGACGATGAACTGGAGCTGAAGGTGGACGACATAATCGCAGTTATCAGCACGGAACTGCCCGATAAGGGCTGGTGGAAAGGAGAAATCCGCGGCAAAGTGGGCGTCTTTCCCGACAACTTTGTGAAAATGCTGGCACCCTCGGAAG CAGCTCCACCGTtgccacggccacgcccacgcaccCGGTCCAGGGGCGGAACGGGAGCCGGATCCGGGTCCGGAATTATAGATGGGGTCCGTACTCCCCGGCGGACGCAGCGAGGCGGCTCTTTCGAGTTCTTGGGCGCGCGTATGGCCAGCTTTATCACCACGATTT TTGCACCGATCAACGAGCCACCGAGTGCCACACAGATTACGCAGAATCAGAGGAAGGTCAGCAACACCGCCAGCACCAGCAGCCACATGACCACAACGAACTCAAGCAATTCCAGCACCACCTCGGTGACcacgcagcagcagaaggagcagaTCGGAGGCAGTTCCTCCACCACATCGAAGGTGTACATCAAGAAGaccgggagcagcagcaacagcacctccagcagcaccaccacagCTTCCTCTTCGGCGGGTCGCAAGGAGAGCTTTGGATCCCGTGACTCCCTGAACGATATCCTGAGTGAAACGGGTCTGCCCACCGGCAATGTGGCTGCCCAAAGGAAATCCCTGGAAAACAAGAACCTGGACTTGACCAAGCCACCTGGAGTGGGAGCATCAGTGGCCATTGGACAGCAGCGGAGCAGCACCTCCAGTGCCACCACCTCCTCAGCCACCACAGTAGCCACTGGACTAACCTCATCATCAGTGAGCAAGTCCATGGAGAACATGCTGGACGAGAAGGTCAAGTCGCCACCACCGCCGGTGCTCAGCAAGAAGCCCAGTGTGCCGCTCAAGAAAACTCCCACCGGCGGAGTTCCTGTGACTG GTAACCTTTTGGGCGGCAAGAAAAAGAATACCGATGGAAAGCTCACCACTGCCGTGTCCCATGATTTGGCGGATGGTCTTGCGGCCAGCAAGATGCTTTCAGGTGCTAATCAACTGCCTGAATCGGGAGCAGCTGGCAATGTAGTGATCCGGAGAGCTGCCACGATTGCAGTGGAGGATACAGACTTCGATCGCGTGGAGAGGGCTTCCATACTTACGGATATGCGGCAAGGAAGGGTCAAGGCGCCAAAGAGACGTCCACCATCGGCGGCTATCAATGTGCTGGGCGAAAGCAATAACAATTCCGTATATGTAAATGGCAGTGGAATGTCAGGATCCGGTGGAGCAGGAAGTGCCAGTGAGCTGAGTGAAGATGGCGGTGCTGGTGGAAAGACTTCTGATGACAATTCCACCGGCGAGGAACCACAGTTGGCCAAACCGAAACCACGTGAGTGGGAGAAGAAAAAGGCGCCCTGGATGGAGGAGCTGAAGGCCTCGCAGGTCACCAGGAAAAAGACCTCACCCAGTGTGGAGCCACGAGGAGCTTCGGTGGCCGAAAGGACCTCCAAACTCTTTGCAACCGAGCAAGCTGtcagcagcaatagcagcagtACCACAACGAAAGTGCAATCTTCAGCGGTGACCTCCTCCATGTTTGTGGAGAACTCAACGACCAGCAGCTCGGTGATCACCAGTAGCTcccacaccaccaccaacgATGCCATCATGTCGCGCAGCTTGTCCGCTGCCAAAGTCCAAACCGCCAGCAGCGACGAGGAGACGAGAGCCACCAGGCCAAACAGTCTAGCTATACGGAATCAACGAAGTGTTTCACCTCTGGTAAAAAGCTCCAATGCCAGCAGCTCGCAGTCCCAGGAGGAGAAGCCCTCCAACCAGCTGAACAACCACCAGGACGCCAGTTCCTCAAGGGTGGCCCAGCTGGAGCAACGGGTGGATAAGCTGGAAGGGCTGGTGCTAAACCAACAGCGAACCATTGAGGAGCTGGTGAATGCCCTGAAATCGGAAGCTGAACGCGTCAAGATTTTGAGGAGCGAACTGGACAAATACGCGCA CAAGCAAACTCGTCGCGGGAAATTCGACAATTGGATGTTTTAA
- the LOC6730272 gene encoding platelet binding protein GspB isoform X1, translating into MENNICAIVEYEYAAKEPDELDLQKGAIIHRIKQMPGGWWQGTLKASGVTGMFPDNFVRVLESGVSSNGNGTTGSGDHIEEGAAVQLRDKSATSNRRCKVIYSYTQVNDDELTLAVGDVIEFLGEVEEGWWRGRLRSKVGVFPSNFVQHIEPSPVLASKRPPTIGATVTTSALTSKAANVANVAATSTIPTGGAVPPASTSTSTSTTKQATKSRATAAAASAPAEPAAIVSGSGAAAGGAAAAAAAAVPMLPPKPQREFCRVEFPYAPQNDDELELKVDDIIAVISTELPDKGWWKGEIRGKVGVFPDNFVKMLAPSEAKAAPPLPRPRPRTRSRGGTGAGSGSGIIDGVRTPRRTQRGGSFEFLGARMASFITTIFAPINEPPSATQITQNQRKVSNTASTSSHMTTTNSSNSSTTSVTTQQQKEQIGGSSSTTSKVYIKKTGSSSNSTSSSTTTASSSAGRKESFGSRDSLNDILSETGLPTGNVAAQRKSLENKNLDLTKPPGVGASVAIGQQRSSTSSATTSSATTVATGLTSSSVSKSMENMLDEKVKSPPPPVLSKKPSVPLKKTPTGGVPVTGNLLGGKKKNTDGKLTTAVSHDLADGLAASKMLSGANQLPESGAAGNVVIRRAATIAVEDTDFDRVERASILTDMRQGRVKAPKRRPPSAAINVLGESNNNSVYVNGSGMSGSGGAGSASELSEDGGAGGKTSDDNSTGEEPQLAKPKPREWEKKKAPWMEELKASQVTRKKTSPSVEPRGASVAERTSKLFATEQAVSSNSSSTTTKVQSSAVTSSMFVENSTTSSSVITSSSHTTTNDAIMSRSLSAAKVQTASSDEETRATRPNSLAIRNQRSVSPLVKSSNASSSQSQEEKPSNQLNNHQDASSSRVAQLEQRVDKLEGLVLNQQRTIEELVNALKSEAERVKILRSELDKYAHKQTRRGKFDNWMF; encoded by the exons TCTGTGCAATAGTCGAATATGAGTATGCGGCCAAGGAGCCGGACGAGCTGGATCTCCAGAAAGGTGCCATCATCCATCGGATCAAGCAGATGCCCGGCGGCTGGTGGCAGGGCACCCTGAAGGCCTCCGGCGTCACGGGGATGTTTCCGGATAACTTTGTGCGCGTGCTGGAGTCCGGAGTcagcagcaatggcaacgGAACCACTGGCAGTGGCGACCACATCGAGGAAGGAGCCGCTGTGCAGCTGAG GGACAAATCCGCGACATCGAATCGCCGCTGCAAAGTCATCTATAGCTACACACAAGTCAACGACGACGAACTGACGTTGGCCGTGGGTGATGTCATTGAATTCCTAGGGGAG GTCGAGGAAGGCTGGTGGCGCGGTCGTCTGCGCAGCAAAGTCGGCGTCTTCCCATCGAACTTTGTGCAACATATCGAGCCGTCTCCCGTTTTGGCCTCCAAACGGCCACCGACAATTGGCGCCACCGTGACCACATCGGCGCTGACGTCCAAGGCGGCCAACGTGGCCAATGTGGCAGCCACATCCACAATACCAACCGGCGGAGCAGTGCCTCCTGCGTCCACCagcacctccacctccacaaCTAAGCAGGCAACCAAGAGCagggcaactgcagcagcagcatctgctcCAGCGGAGCCGGCGGCCATAGTTTCGGGAtcgggagcagcagctggaggagcagcagcggcggcagcggcagcagtgcCCATGTTGCCACCCAAGCCGCAGCGGGAGTTCTGCCGGGTGGAGTTCCCCTACGCCCCGCAGAACGACGATGAACTGGAGCTGAAGGTGGACGACATAATCGCAGTTATCAGCACGGAACTGCCCGATAAGGGCTGGTGGAAAGGAGAAATCCGCGGCAAAGTGGGCGTCTTTCCCGACAACTTTGTGAAAATGCTGGCACCCTCGGAAG CAAAAGCAGCTCCACCGTtgccacggccacgcccacgcaccCGGTCCAGGGGCGGAACGGGAGCCGGATCCGGGTCCGGAATTATAGATGGGGTCCGTACTCCCCGGCGGACGCAGCGAGGCGGCTCTTTCGAGTTCTTGGGCGCGCGTATGGCCAGCTTTATCACCACGATTT TTGCACCGATCAACGAGCCACCGAGTGCCACACAGATTACGCAGAATCAGAGGAAGGTCAGCAACACCGCCAGCACCAGCAGCCACATGACCACAACGAACTCAAGCAATTCCAGCACCACCTCGGTGACcacgcagcagcagaaggagcagaTCGGAGGCAGTTCCTCCACCACATCGAAGGTGTACATCAAGAAGaccgggagcagcagcaacagcacctccagcagcaccaccacagCTTCCTCTTCGGCGGGTCGCAAGGAGAGCTTTGGATCCCGTGACTCCCTGAACGATATCCTGAGTGAAACGGGTCTGCCCACCGGCAATGTGGCTGCCCAAAGGAAATCCCTGGAAAACAAGAACCTGGACTTGACCAAGCCACCTGGAGTGGGAGCATCAGTGGCCATTGGACAGCAGCGGAGCAGCACCTCCAGTGCCACCACCTCCTCAGCCACCACAGTAGCCACTGGACTAACCTCATCATCAGTGAGCAAGTCCATGGAGAACATGCTGGACGAGAAGGTCAAGTCGCCACCACCGCCGGTGCTCAGCAAGAAGCCCAGTGTGCCGCTCAAGAAAACTCCCACCGGCGGAGTTCCTGTGACTG GTAACCTTTTGGGCGGCAAGAAAAAGAATACCGATGGAAAGCTCACCACTGCCGTGTCCCATGATTTGGCGGATGGTCTTGCGGCCAGCAAGATGCTTTCAGGTGCTAATCAACTGCCTGAATCGGGAGCAGCTGGCAATGTAGTGATCCGGAGAGCTGCCACGATTGCAGTGGAGGATACAGACTTCGATCGCGTGGAGAGGGCTTCCATACTTACGGATATGCGGCAAGGAAGGGTCAAGGCGCCAAAGAGACGTCCACCATCGGCGGCTATCAATGTGCTGGGCGAAAGCAATAACAATTCCGTATATGTAAATGGCAGTGGAATGTCAGGATCCGGTGGAGCAGGAAGTGCCAGTGAGCTGAGTGAAGATGGCGGTGCTGGTGGAAAGACTTCTGATGACAATTCCACCGGCGAGGAACCACAGTTGGCCAAACCGAAACCACGTGAGTGGGAGAAGAAAAAGGCGCCCTGGATGGAGGAGCTGAAGGCCTCGCAGGTCACCAGGAAAAAGACCTCACCCAGTGTGGAGCCACGAGGAGCTTCGGTGGCCGAAAGGACCTCCAAACTCTTTGCAACCGAGCAAGCTGtcagcagcaatagcagcagtACCACAACGAAAGTGCAATCTTCAGCGGTGACCTCCTCCATGTTTGTGGAGAACTCAACGACCAGCAGCTCGGTGATCACCAGTAGCTcccacaccaccaccaacgATGCCATCATGTCGCGCAGCTTGTCCGCTGCCAAAGTCCAAACCGCCAGCAGCGACGAGGAGACGAGAGCCACCAGGCCAAACAGTCTAGCTATACGGAATCAACGAAGTGTTTCACCTCTGGTAAAAAGCTCCAATGCCAGCAGCTCGCAGTCCCAGGAGGAGAAGCCCTCCAACCAGCTGAACAACCACCAGGACGCCAGTTCCTCAAGGGTGGCCCAGCTGGAGCAACGGGTGGATAAGCTGGAAGGGCTGGTGCTAAACCAACAGCGAACCATTGAGGAGCTGGTGAATGCCCTGAAATCGGAAGCTGAACGCGTCAAGATTTTGAGGAGCGAACTGGACAAATACGCGCA CAAGCAAACTCGTCGCGGGAAATTCGACAATTGGATGTTTTAA
- the LOC6730272 gene encoding serine-rich adhesin for platelets isoform X3: MENNICAIVEYEYAAKEPDELDLQKGAIIHRIKQMPGGWWQGTLKASGVTGMFPDNFVRVLESGVSSNGNGTTGSGDHIEEGAAVQLRDKSATSNRRCKVIYSYTQVNDDELTLAVGDVIEFLGEVEEGWWRGRLRSKVGVFPSNFVQHIEPSPVLASKRPPTIGATVTTSALTSKAANVANVAATSTIPTGGAVPPASTSTSTSTTKQATKSRATAAAASAPAEPAAIVSGSGAAAGGAAAAAAAAVPMLPPKPQREFCRVEFPYAPQNDDELELKVDDIIAVISTELPDKGWWKGEIRGKVGVFPDNFVKMLAPSEVAPINEPPSATQITQNQRKVSNTASTSSHMTTTNSSNSSTTSVTTQQQKEQIGGSSSTTSKVYIKKTGSSSNSTSSSTTTASSSAGRKESFGSRDSLNDILSETGLPTGNVAAQRKSLENKNLDLTKPPGVGASVAIGQQRSSTSSATTSSATTVATGLTSSSVSKSMENMLDEKVKSPPPPVLSKKPSVPLKKTPTGGVPVTGNLLGGKKKNTDGKLTTAVSHDLADGLAASKMLSGANQLPESGAAGNVVIRRAATIAVEDTDFDRVERASILTDMRQGRVKAPKRRPPSAAINVLGESNNNSVYVNGSGMSGSGGAGSASELSEDGGAGGKTSDDNSTGEEPQLAKPKPREWEKKKAPWMEELKASQVTRKKTSPSVEPRGASVAERTSKLFATEQAVSSNSSSTTTKVQSSAVTSSMFVENSTTSSSVITSSSHTTTNDAIMSRSLSAAKVQTASSDEETRATRPNSLAIRNQRSVSPLVKSSNASSSQSQEEKPSNQLNNHQDASSSRVAQLEQRVDKLEGLVLNQQRTIEELVNALKSEAERVKILRSELDKYAHKQTRRGKFDNWMF, encoded by the exons TCTGTGCAATAGTCGAATATGAGTATGCGGCCAAGGAGCCGGACGAGCTGGATCTCCAGAAAGGTGCCATCATCCATCGGATCAAGCAGATGCCCGGCGGCTGGTGGCAGGGCACCCTGAAGGCCTCCGGCGTCACGGGGATGTTTCCGGATAACTTTGTGCGCGTGCTGGAGTCCGGAGTcagcagcaatggcaacgGAACCACTGGCAGTGGCGACCACATCGAGGAAGGAGCCGCTGTGCAGCTGAG GGACAAATCCGCGACATCGAATCGCCGCTGCAAAGTCATCTATAGCTACACACAAGTCAACGACGACGAACTGACGTTGGCCGTGGGTGATGTCATTGAATTCCTAGGGGAG GTCGAGGAAGGCTGGTGGCGCGGTCGTCTGCGCAGCAAAGTCGGCGTCTTCCCATCGAACTTTGTGCAACATATCGAGCCGTCTCCCGTTTTGGCCTCCAAACGGCCACCGACAATTGGCGCCACCGTGACCACATCGGCGCTGACGTCCAAGGCGGCCAACGTGGCCAATGTGGCAGCCACATCCACAATACCAACCGGCGGAGCAGTGCCTCCTGCGTCCACCagcacctccacctccacaaCTAAGCAGGCAACCAAGAGCagggcaactgcagcagcagcatctgctcCAGCGGAGCCGGCGGCCATAGTTTCGGGAtcgggagcagcagctggaggagcagcagcggcggcagcggcagcagtgcCCATGTTGCCACCCAAGCCGCAGCGGGAGTTCTGCCGGGTGGAGTTCCCCTACGCCCCGCAGAACGACGATGAACTGGAGCTGAAGGTGGACGACATAATCGCAGTTATCAGCACGGAACTGCCCGATAAGGGCTGGTGGAAAGGAGAAATCCGCGGCAAAGTGGGCGTCTTTCCCGACAACTTTGTGAAAATGCTGGCACCCTCGGAAG TTGCACCGATCAACGAGCCACCGAGTGCCACACAGATTACGCAGAATCAGAGGAAGGTCAGCAACACCGCCAGCACCAGCAGCCACATGACCACAACGAACTCAAGCAATTCCAGCACCACCTCGGTGACcacgcagcagcagaaggagcagaTCGGAGGCAGTTCCTCCACCACATCGAAGGTGTACATCAAGAAGaccgggagcagcagcaacagcacctccagcagcaccaccacagCTTCCTCTTCGGCGGGTCGCAAGGAGAGCTTTGGATCCCGTGACTCCCTGAACGATATCCTGAGTGAAACGGGTCTGCCCACCGGCAATGTGGCTGCCCAAAGGAAATCCCTGGAAAACAAGAACCTGGACTTGACCAAGCCACCTGGAGTGGGAGCATCAGTGGCCATTGGACAGCAGCGGAGCAGCACCTCCAGTGCCACCACCTCCTCAGCCACCACAGTAGCCACTGGACTAACCTCATCATCAGTGAGCAAGTCCATGGAGAACATGCTGGACGAGAAGGTCAAGTCGCCACCACCGCCGGTGCTCAGCAAGAAGCCCAGTGTGCCGCTCAAGAAAACTCCCACCGGCGGAGTTCCTGTGACTG GTAACCTTTTGGGCGGCAAGAAAAAGAATACCGATGGAAAGCTCACCACTGCCGTGTCCCATGATTTGGCGGATGGTCTTGCGGCCAGCAAGATGCTTTCAGGTGCTAATCAACTGCCTGAATCGGGAGCAGCTGGCAATGTAGTGATCCGGAGAGCTGCCACGATTGCAGTGGAGGATACAGACTTCGATCGCGTGGAGAGGGCTTCCATACTTACGGATATGCGGCAAGGAAGGGTCAAGGCGCCAAAGAGACGTCCACCATCGGCGGCTATCAATGTGCTGGGCGAAAGCAATAACAATTCCGTATATGTAAATGGCAGTGGAATGTCAGGATCCGGTGGAGCAGGAAGTGCCAGTGAGCTGAGTGAAGATGGCGGTGCTGGTGGAAAGACTTCTGATGACAATTCCACCGGCGAGGAACCACAGTTGGCCAAACCGAAACCACGTGAGTGGGAGAAGAAAAAGGCGCCCTGGATGGAGGAGCTGAAGGCCTCGCAGGTCACCAGGAAAAAGACCTCACCCAGTGTGGAGCCACGAGGAGCTTCGGTGGCCGAAAGGACCTCCAAACTCTTTGCAACCGAGCAAGCTGtcagcagcaatagcagcagtACCACAACGAAAGTGCAATCTTCAGCGGTGACCTCCTCCATGTTTGTGGAGAACTCAACGACCAGCAGCTCGGTGATCACCAGTAGCTcccacaccaccaccaacgATGCCATCATGTCGCGCAGCTTGTCCGCTGCCAAAGTCCAAACCGCCAGCAGCGACGAGGAGACGAGAGCCACCAGGCCAAACAGTCTAGCTATACGGAATCAACGAAGTGTTTCACCTCTGGTAAAAAGCTCCAATGCCAGCAGCTCGCAGTCCCAGGAGGAGAAGCCCTCCAACCAGCTGAACAACCACCAGGACGCCAGTTCCTCAAGGGTGGCCCAGCTGGAGCAACGGGTGGATAAGCTGGAAGGGCTGGTGCTAAACCAACAGCGAACCATTGAGGAGCTGGTGAATGCCCTGAAATCGGAAGCTGAACGCGTCAAGATTTTGAGGAGCGAACTGGACAAATACGCGCA CAAGCAAACTCGTCGCGGGAAATTCGACAATTGGATGTTTTAA
- the LOC6730272 gene encoding serine-rich adhesin for platelets isoform X4 → MTTTNSSNSSTTSVTTQQQKEQIGGSSSTTSKVYIKKTGSSSNSTSSSTTTASSSAGRKESFGSRDSLNDILSETGLPTGNVAAQRKSLENKNLDLTKPPGVGASVAIGQQRSSTSSATTSSATTVATGLTSSSVSKSMENMLDEKVKSPPPPVLSKKPSVPLKKTPTGGVPVTGNLLGGKKKNTDGKLTTAVSHDLADGLAASKMLSGANQLPESGAAGNVVIRRAATIAVEDTDFDRVERASILTDMRQGRVKAPKRRPPSAAINVLGESNNNSVYVNGSGMSGSGGAGSASELSEDGGAGGKTSDDNSTGEEPQLAKPKPREWEKKKAPWMEELKASQVTRKKTSPSVEPRGASVAERTSKLFATEQAVSSNSSSTTTKVQSSAVTSSMFVENSTTSSSVITSSSHTTTNDAIMSRSLSAAKVQTASSDEETRATRPNSLAIRNQRSVSPLVKSSNASSSQSQEEKPSNQLNNHQDASSSRVAQLEQRVDKLEGLVLNQQRTIEELVNALKSEAERVKILRSELDKYAHKQTRRGKFDNWMF, encoded by the exons ATGACCACAACGAACTCAAGCAATTCCAGCACCACCTCGGTGACcacgcagcagcagaaggagcagaTCGGAGGCAGTTCCTCCACCACATCGAAGGTGTACATCAAGAAGaccgggagcagcagcaacagcacctccagcagcaccaccacagCTTCCTCTTCGGCGGGTCGCAAGGAGAGCTTTGGATCCCGTGACTCCCTGAACGATATCCTGAGTGAAACGGGTCTGCCCACCGGCAATGTGGCTGCCCAAAGGAAATCCCTGGAAAACAAGAACCTGGACTTGACCAAGCCACCTGGAGTGGGAGCATCAGTGGCCATTGGACAGCAGCGGAGCAGCACCTCCAGTGCCACCACCTCCTCAGCCACCACAGTAGCCACTGGACTAACCTCATCATCAGTGAGCAAGTCCATGGAGAACATGCTGGACGAGAAGGTCAAGTCGCCACCACCGCCGGTGCTCAGCAAGAAGCCCAGTGTGCCGCTCAAGAAAACTCCCACCGGCGGAGTTCCTGTGACTG GTAACCTTTTGGGCGGCAAGAAAAAGAATACCGATGGAAAGCTCACCACTGCCGTGTCCCATGATTTGGCGGATGGTCTTGCGGCCAGCAAGATGCTTTCAGGTGCTAATCAACTGCCTGAATCGGGAGCAGCTGGCAATGTAGTGATCCGGAGAGCTGCCACGATTGCAGTGGAGGATACAGACTTCGATCGCGTGGAGAGGGCTTCCATACTTACGGATATGCGGCAAGGAAGGGTCAAGGCGCCAAAGAGACGTCCACCATCGGCGGCTATCAATGTGCTGGGCGAAAGCAATAACAATTCCGTATATGTAAATGGCAGTGGAATGTCAGGATCCGGTGGAGCAGGAAGTGCCAGTGAGCTGAGTGAAGATGGCGGTGCTGGTGGAAAGACTTCTGATGACAATTCCACCGGCGAGGAACCACAGTTGGCCAAACCGAAACCACGTGAGTGGGAGAAGAAAAAGGCGCCCTGGATGGAGGAGCTGAAGGCCTCGCAGGTCACCAGGAAAAAGACCTCACCCAGTGTGGAGCCACGAGGAGCTTCGGTGGCCGAAAGGACCTCCAAACTCTTTGCAACCGAGCAAGCTGtcagcagcaatagcagcagtACCACAACGAAAGTGCAATCTTCAGCGGTGACCTCCTCCATGTTTGTGGAGAACTCAACGACCAGCAGCTCGGTGATCACCAGTAGCTcccacaccaccaccaacgATGCCATCATGTCGCGCAGCTTGTCCGCTGCCAAAGTCCAAACCGCCAGCAGCGACGAGGAGACGAGAGCCACCAGGCCAAACAGTCTAGCTATACGGAATCAACGAAGTGTTTCACCTCTGGTAAAAAGCTCCAATGCCAGCAGCTCGCAGTCCCAGGAGGAGAAGCCCTCCAACCAGCTGAACAACCACCAGGACGCCAGTTCCTCAAGGGTGGCCCAGCTGGAGCAACGGGTGGATAAGCTGGAAGGGCTGGTGCTAAACCAACAGCGAACCATTGAGGAGCTGGTGAATGCCCTGAAATCGGAAGCTGAACGCGTCAAGATTTTGAGGAGCGAACTGGACAAATACGCGCA CAAGCAAACTCGTCGCGGGAAATTCGACAATTGGATGTTTTAA